A window from Gemmatimonadaceae bacterium encodes these proteins:
- a CDS encoding PadR family transcriptional regulator, which produces MSAEQNVGLSPKERVVLGLLMKVGRRGLYGLQLVEQSAGEIRRGTVYVTLERMQEKGLVESRQEEKQPGISGIPRRIYCATWYGIRVFQAWEKLQGLSIFKLTPQTPSSTSGAVAI; this is translated from the coding sequence ATGAGCGCAGAGCAGAACGTCGGGCTTTCGCCGAAGGAACGCGTTGTCCTCGGCCTCTTGATGAAGGTCGGGAGAAGGGGGCTATATGGTCTTCAGCTGGTGGAGCAGTCGGCAGGCGAAATTCGTCGCGGCACCGTGTACGTGACGCTCGAGCGAATGCAGGAGAAGGGCCTGGTCGAATCGAGGCAGGAAGAGAAGCAGCCAGGCATCAGCGGCATTCCGCGACGCATCTACTGCGCAACATGGTACGGAATTCGAGTCTTCCAGGCGTGGGAAAAGCTGCAGGGACTCTCGATCTTCAAGCTCACTCCACAGACGCCATCGTCAACGAGCGGGGCCGTCGCCATCTAG
- a CDS encoding aldo/keto reductase, translating into MLYRTLGRTGEKVSAIGLGGWHLGLSHVDEALSIKIVRSAIDRGVTFMDNSWDYNDGLSEMRMGKALRDGYRNKVLLMTKIDGRSKQEAAKQLDESLRRFQTDHIDLVQHHEVIRFEDPHRIFDPEGANAALLEARKAGKIRFIGFTGHKDPHIHLHTLDVAREHGFNFDAVQMPLNVMDAHYRSFGQTVLPELVRQNIGVLGMKSMANGIILKSKTVTPTECLHYALNLPTSVVITGCDSMEILDQAIEAARTFQPLSKAQVDAILAKTKGAASDGGFELFKTTSIFDSTATHPQWLGEEPKRLKEMVPE; encoded by the coding sequence ATGCTCTACCGAACCCTGGGTCGCACCGGCGAAAAAGTCTCCGCCATTGGCCTCGGCGGCTGGCACCTCGGATTGTCCCACGTCGACGAAGCGCTCAGCATCAAAATCGTGCGGAGCGCCATCGATCGCGGCGTCACGTTCATGGACAACTCGTGGGACTACAACGACGGCTTGAGCGAAATGAGAATGGGCAAGGCGCTCCGCGACGGATATAGGAACAAAGTCCTCTTGATGACCAAGATCGACGGCCGGTCCAAGCAGGAAGCCGCCAAACAGCTCGACGAATCACTTCGGCGCTTCCAGACGGACCACATCGATCTGGTTCAGCACCATGAAGTCATTCGCTTCGAGGATCCACACCGCATCTTCGATCCGGAGGGAGCGAACGCGGCACTCCTCGAGGCACGAAAAGCCGGAAAGATCCGCTTCATTGGCTTCACGGGCCACAAGGACCCACACATTCATCTCCATACTCTCGACGTCGCGCGCGAGCACGGCTTCAACTTCGACGCCGTGCAGATGCCCCTCAACGTCATGGACGCGCACTATCGCAGCTTTGGGCAGACCGTCCTTCCGGAGCTCGTGCGCCAGAACATCGGCGTACTCGGCATGAAGAGCATGGCGAACGGCATCATCCTGAAGTCGAAGACCGTGACGCCGACTGAGTGTCTGCACTACGCGCTCAATTTGCCGACATCCGTGGTGATCACCGGCTGTGACAGCATGGAGATTCTCGATCAGGCGATCGAGGCAGCCCGAACTTTCCAGCCGCTGAGCAAAGCACAGGTCGACGCGATTCTCGCGAAGACGAAAGGCGCTGCCTCAGATGGAGGTTTCGAGCTCTTCAAGACGACGTCGATCTTCGACTCGACAGCAACGCACCCGCAATGGCTTGGCGAAGAGCCGAAACGCTTGAAAGAGATGGTTCCGGAGTAA
- a CDS encoding tetratricopeptide repeat protein yields MLIADQLRDPFAEARAFAERAHSSERRAPAEALGWYDRALATLSGEWSEMLVDVLRWKGTAHRDCGDIAEAERLYERSAEIAKEIGYRAGVAHVTNCRAIILHLRGDLIAAKVLYWEAGELAKRADDFRLLAMTERNLGSLAAMRGFPEQALSHYDESLKVAQSVNDEEGISHTLNNIALLYSHHGQSRAAEEILERVLDAARAGGDAAVECTALINLGELRLRAGHPDEAEAACLEAMTIADKRASRPHRAEALRVLGEVWFARNDIERCARALEEALLLTDGTEDALLMAEIWRAKAMLEGSRGAHGDERTALERARALFTEAGVWQQVAAVDVMLQRTS; encoded by the coding sequence ATGTTGATCGCGGATCAACTGCGGGATCCTTTCGCAGAGGCACGCGCGTTTGCCGAGCGAGCGCATTCGTCGGAGCGACGAGCCCCGGCTGAAGCGCTTGGCTGGTACGATCGCGCGCTCGCGACGCTGAGCGGTGAATGGAGCGAGATGCTCGTCGACGTCCTTCGGTGGAAGGGCACGGCCCATCGAGATTGCGGCGACATTGCGGAAGCGGAGCGACTTTACGAGCGCAGCGCAGAGATCGCAAAGGAGATCGGCTATCGCGCCGGTGTCGCACATGTCACGAATTGTCGCGCGATCATCCTCCATCTCCGTGGCGATCTGATTGCGGCAAAGGTGCTGTATTGGGAGGCAGGCGAGCTTGCGAAGCGCGCCGATGACTTTCGCCTGCTCGCGATGACGGAGCGGAACCTTGGGTCACTCGCTGCGATGCGGGGCTTTCCCGAGCAGGCGTTGAGTCATTACGACGAGAGTCTCAAAGTCGCGCAGTCGGTCAACGACGAGGAAGGCATTTCGCATACGCTCAACAACATCGCTCTCCTCTACTCCCATCATGGGCAGAGTCGAGCCGCGGAGGAGATACTCGAGCGCGTACTCGACGCGGCGCGTGCGGGCGGCGACGCCGCGGTCGAGTGCACGGCGTTGATCAATCTGGGGGAGCTCCGACTCCGCGCGGGACACCCCGATGAGGCCGAAGCGGCCTGTCTCGAGGCAATGACCATTGCCGACAAACGAGCCAGCCGGCCGCATCGCGCAGAAGCGCTCCGCGTGCTCGGCGAGGTTTGGTTCGCGCGCAACGACATTGAGCGGTGCGCGAGGGCGCTGGAGGAAGCCTTGCTGTTGACAGACGGCACCGAGGACGCGCTGCTCATGGCCGAGATCTGGCGGGCGAAGGCAATGTTGGAGGGAAGCCGAGGCGCGCACGGGGATGAACGAACAGCGCTCGAGAGGGCTCGAGCGCTGTTCACCGAAGCGGGTGTGTGGCAGCAAGTCGCGGCCGTTGACGTCATGCTTCAGCGGACGAGTTGA
- a CDS encoding aminotransferase class I/II-fold pyridoxal phosphate-dependent enzyme: MPPQTAAGSSSAAPSIDFAPALFHGPHHPLDQLSLGKIVQIRERLLAAQALGKRVYRFESGDPSFAPPRHAIDAITQAAHAGKTHYIPNNGIPELRRALARKVTEKNGLPSVTADDIFVTNGAMHALYVAFSALLDAGDEVIIPDPMWTEVAENIRLAGGVPVGVPLSASHDFAYRVGDIAQAIGPRTRAIFLNTPHNPTGAVLSRDELSAILELARRHDLHIVSDEAYEDVIYSPHVHHSIGSLARSNEARVISVFSFSKSHAMSGLRTGYIVTRDPVLHDRIPKLLRCTINGVNSLAQWAAVAAVNGSDSHIAEMREIYHERRDMMLLALSGIHGVQPFTPRGAFYIWVELDTSVYERLEVADASALATLLAEQGIGCAPGDAFGATCADALRFAFSCDTTMVREGSAILREALS, from the coding sequence ATGCCGCCGCAGACCGCCGCAGGTAGTAGCTCCGCCGCCCCATCTATCGATTTCGCACCGGCCCTCTTCCACGGCCCTCACCACCCGCTCGACCAGCTCTCGCTCGGCAAAATCGTCCAGATCCGCGAGCGACTGCTTGCTGCCCAGGCGCTCGGAAAGCGAGTCTACCGATTCGAGTCTGGCGACCCGAGTTTCGCGCCGCCCCGACACGCCATCGACGCCATCACGCAGGCGGCCCACGCCGGCAAAACGCACTACATCCCCAACAACGGCATTCCGGAGTTGCGGCGTGCCCTCGCGCGCAAGGTGACGGAGAAGAATGGCCTACCGAGCGTCACCGCCGACGACATTTTCGTCACCAACGGCGCGATGCACGCGCTCTACGTCGCCTTCAGCGCGCTCCTCGACGCGGGCGATGAAGTCATCATCCCCGATCCGATGTGGACGGAAGTCGCCGAGAACATCCGCCTCGCCGGCGGCGTCCCAGTCGGCGTCCCGCTCAGCGCATCCCACGATTTCGCCTACCGCGTCGGGGACATTGCGCAAGCGATTGGGCCGCGAACGCGAGCCATCTTCCTCAACACGCCGCACAATCCAACGGGCGCAGTCCTCTCGCGCGATGAGCTCAGCGCGATTCTCGAGCTGGCGCGCCGCCACGACCTGCACATCGTCTCGGACGAGGCGTACGAGGACGTGATCTACTCGCCCCACGTCCACCACTCGATCGGCTCACTGGCTCGCTCGAACGAGGCGCGCGTGATCAGCGTCTTCTCATTCTCGAAGAGTCACGCGATGAGTGGATTACGCACGGGATACATCGTCACGCGTGATCCGGTGCTCCACGACCGTATCCCGAAGCTGCTCCGCTGCACGATCAACGGCGTGAACAGCCTCGCGCAGTGGGCCGCGGTTGCCGCGGTGAATGGCAGCGACAGCCACATCGCCGAGATGCGCGAGATCTACCACGAGCGCCGCGACATGATGCTCCTCGCGCTCTCGGGCATTCACGGAGTGCAGCCGTTCACACCGCGCGGCGCCTTCTATATATGGGTCGAGCTCGACACGTCAGTCTACGAGCGGCTCGAGGTTGCCGACGCGAGCGCGCTCGCGACGCTGCTCGCCGAGCAAGGCATCGGCTGTGCACCGGGCGACGCGTTTGGTGCGACTTGCGCCGACGCGTTACGCTTCGCGTTCAGCTGCGATACGACGATGGTCAGAGAGGGCAGCGCGATTTTGCGCGAAGCGCTCAGCTGA
- a CDS encoding P-II family nitrogen regulator translates to MKLITAVIRPDRLREVKEALFRVGVTGMTLSRVSGHGGEREIVEHYRGSSLVLEFREKVKIEAAVSEPFVEPTIRAIISAARTGDVGDGKIFVQDLDRVIRIRTGESDIAALTPVTADMVQARARQAQVEEIAS, encoded by the coding sequence ATGAAGCTCATCACGGCTGTGATTCGACCTGACCGGCTTCGCGAAGTAAAGGAGGCGCTCTTCCGGGTGGGGGTAACGGGAATGACGCTCTCCCGAGTGAGTGGGCACGGTGGGGAGCGCGAGATCGTCGAGCACTACCGCGGCTCGTCGCTCGTGCTCGAGTTTCGAGAAAAGGTGAAGATCGAGGCGGCGGTGTCGGAGCCCTTCGTCGAGCCGACGATTCGCGCGATCATTTCGGCCGCGCGCACGGGTGACGTCGGTGACGGAAAGATCTTCGTGCAGGATCTCGATCGCGTCATCCGCATTCGCACTGGCGAGAGCGACATCGCGGCATTGACGCCGGTGACGGCGGACATGGTGCAAGCACGTGCTCGTCAGGCACAGGTTGAGGAGATCGCATCATGA
- a CDS encoding ammonium transporter, with the protein MTPVVSAGDTAWVLISSALVMLMVPGLALFYGGLVRQKNALNTFMMSLAALGLVTVQWVLGGYSIAFGPGSSWIGGLSWWGLAGVGAAPNAAYAATIPHLAFAVFQAMFAAITVALISGAVVERLRFSAYLLFALAWTTLVYDPLARWVWGDGGWLRTLGALDFAGGTVVHVSAGTAALVAALMLGRRHAIARGGLVPHNVPFTLLGAGLLWFGWFGFNAGSALSASPLAVTALVNTHAAAAAALVCWLFLDVARSRRTTAVGAATGAIVGLVAITPAAGFVTPRAALLIGAMAAGVVYLAMQARAHTKIDDALDVFACHGVAGILGALLTGVFATKAVNPGGADGLLAGNPMQLGVQALAVAATMVLSGSITAVIIATLRAVMPIRASLGDELAGLDATEHGEEAYHTGDIGELAGAVPLGGVILIEDEEEQETATAAA; encoded by the coding sequence ATGACGCCCGTCGTTTCCGCCGGCGATACTGCCTGGGTGCTCATCAGCTCGGCGCTCGTTATGCTCATGGTGCCGGGGCTCGCACTCTTCTACGGCGGTCTGGTGCGTCAGAAGAACGCACTCAACACGTTCATGATGAGTCTCGCGGCGCTTGGGCTCGTGACCGTGCAATGGGTACTGGGCGGCTACTCGATCGCATTCGGTCCGGGGTCTTCGTGGATCGGGGGGCTGAGCTGGTGGGGACTCGCCGGCGTCGGCGCCGCGCCTAACGCGGCCTATGCGGCGACGATACCGCACCTCGCGTTCGCGGTGTTCCAGGCGATGTTCGCGGCGATCACCGTCGCGTTGATTTCGGGCGCCGTCGTCGAACGACTGCGTTTCTCGGCCTATCTGCTCTTTGCACTGGCGTGGACGACGCTGGTGTATGATCCACTGGCGCGCTGGGTGTGGGGCGACGGCGGCTGGTTGCGCACGTTAGGCGCGCTGGATTTCGCGGGTGGCACCGTCGTGCACGTGAGCGCGGGGACGGCGGCGCTGGTCGCGGCGCTCATGCTTGGTCGCCGGCACGCGATCGCGCGCGGTGGACTCGTGCCGCACAACGTGCCGTTCACGCTGCTCGGGGCGGGCTTGCTGTGGTTTGGCTGGTTCGGCTTCAATGCCGGATCGGCGCTGAGCGCGTCGCCGCTGGCGGTGACGGCGCTGGTGAATACGCATGCCGCGGCAGCGGCGGCGCTCGTGTGCTGGTTGTTCCTCGACGTCGCGCGAAGTCGCCGCACCACGGCCGTCGGAGCCGCGACCGGGGCGATCGTTGGATTGGTGGCGATCACCCCGGCCGCTGGTTTCGTCACGCCGCGCGCGGCACTCCTCATTGGTGCCATGGCCGCGGGCGTTGTGTACCTGGCGATGCAGGCACGCGCACACACGAAGATCGACGACGCGCTCGACGTCTTCGCGTGTCACGGCGTGGCCGGAATTCTCGGAGCGCTGCTCACCGGTGTGTTCGCCACGAAGGCGGTGAATCCCGGCGGCGCGGACGGACTCCTCGCGGGGAATCCGATGCAGCTCGGCGTGCAGGCGCTTGCCGTCGCCGCGACGATGGTGCTGTCGGGCTCGATCACCGCGGTGATCATCGCCACGTTGCGCGCGGTGATGCCCATTCGTGCGTCATTGGGCGACGAGCTTGCCGGTCTCGATGCAACCGAGCACGGCGAAGAGGCGTATCACACTGGCGACATCGGCGAGCTGGCCGGTGCGGTGCCGTTAGGCGGCGTCATCCTCATCGAAGACGAGGAGGAGCAGGAAACGGCGACGGCTGCGGCGTAG
- a CDS encoding MFS transporter — MSKRWTLVATIIASSMTFIDGTVVNVALPALQRSFGATIADVQWVIEAYALFLGALLLVGGSLGDQLGRKRIFLIGVVAFTVASVCCGLAATPMMLIVARAVQGIGAALLVPGSLAIITATFDGEERGRAIGTWSGFSAITTAIGPVAGGWLVEHASWRAAFFINIPFALVVVVLSIRYVEETRDATRAGALDWLGATLTVLALGGMVFGLLQSQSLGWTHPLVAGSVAAGLVLFGLLVAVERRAANPMINLDLFGSRTFALANLLTLFLYGALGMMLFVVPLELIEVQGYTATLAGATLLPVPIILFALSRWSGGLVTRVGHRLPLTVGPATAALGIGLLGIAGGSGPHSLWAQWIPAMVVLGIGMAVTVAPLTTTVMNAVEGTHAGMASGINNAVSRVAGLLAIAVFGVVLSRSFESNVTPRLEQMRLPAAAQSALQPELRKMAAASVDSIAAIPADRRAAVHTTIDSSFSSAYRSVMLWLCVLSLAAAVVGAAMT, encoded by the coding sequence ATGTCGAAGCGGTGGACGCTCGTCGCGACGATCATCGCGTCGAGTATGACGTTCATCGACGGCACGGTCGTGAATGTCGCCCTCCCCGCGCTGCAGCGGAGTTTCGGCGCGACGATCGCCGACGTTCAATGGGTGATCGAGGCCTACGCGCTTTTTCTCGGCGCCCTCCTCCTGGTCGGCGGCTCGTTGGGCGATCAGCTCGGGCGGAAGCGAATCTTTCTCATCGGCGTCGTTGCGTTCACAGTTGCATCGGTGTGCTGCGGACTTGCGGCGACGCCGATGATGCTCATCGTTGCCCGGGCGGTACAGGGCATCGGCGCCGCGCTCCTGGTTCCAGGTAGCCTCGCGATCATCACCGCGACCTTCGACGGCGAGGAGCGCGGTCGGGCGATCGGGACGTGGTCGGGATTCAGCGCGATCACAACGGCGATCGGTCCGGTCGCCGGTGGCTGGCTCGTCGAGCATGCGAGCTGGCGGGCGGCGTTCTTCATCAACATTCCCTTCGCCCTTGTCGTCGTCGTGCTCTCCATCCGTTACGTGGAGGAGACACGGGACGCGACACGTGCCGGCGCGCTCGACTGGCTGGGCGCGACCCTCACGGTGCTCGCCCTCGGCGGCATGGTGTTCGGACTACTGCAGTCGCAATCGTTAGGCTGGACGCACCCGTTGGTCGCGGGGTCAGTCGCGGCGGGGCTCGTGCTTTTCGGGCTGCTCGTCGCTGTCGAGCGGCGTGCCGCCAACCCGATGATCAATCTCGACCTCTTTGGCTCGCGCACGTTCGCCCTGGCGAATCTGCTCACGCTGTTTCTCTACGGTGCGCTGGGGATGATGCTGTTCGTTGTGCCGCTCGAGCTCATCGAAGTGCAGGGCTACACGGCGACTCTCGCGGGCGCGACACTCCTTCCGGTGCCGATCATTCTGTTCGCGCTCTCGCGCTGGTCTGGCGGACTGGTCACTCGCGTGGGTCATCGCCTTCCGCTCACTGTCGGACCGGCAACTGCCGCGTTAGGCATCGGACTTCTGGGCATCGCTGGCGGGAGCGGCCCGCATTCCCTTTGGGCGCAATGGATCCCGGCGATGGTCGTCCTTGGCATCGGCATGGCGGTTACCGTCGCGCCGTTGACGACGACGGTGATGAACGCCGTCGAAGGCACGCACGCTGGCATGGCGTCCGGCATCAATAACGCCGTGTCGAGAGTCGCGGGCCTGCTGGCGATCGCGGTGTTCGGCGTGGTGCTCTCGCGCTCCTTCGAGTCCAACGTGACACCGAGGCTCGAACAGATGCGGCTGCCCGCTGCAGCTCAGAGCGCGCTGCAGCCAGAGTTGCGAAAGATGGCGGCGGCGTCGGTGGATTCGATTGCCGCCATTCCGGCGGATCGGCGGGCCGCGGTACACACGACGATCGACAGCTCGTTCAGTTCCGCGTATCGGAGCGTCATGCTCTGGCTCTGCGTGCTCTCGCTCGCGGCCGCGGTCGTCGGCGCGGCAATGACCTGA
- a CDS encoding PadR family transcriptional regulator produces the protein MPRHKNDILQGTLVLLVLRTLDAKGRTHGYAITSHIQRVSADLLRVEEGSLYPALHRMAQEGWLRAEWGTTEKNREAKFYTITAAGRKQLEAEKESWVRLRTGVTRVLRYA, from the coding sequence ATGCCACGCCACAAGAACGACATTCTCCAGGGCACGCTGGTGCTCCTCGTGCTCAGGACGCTCGATGCGAAAGGGCGCACTCATGGCTACGCGATCACGTCACACATACAGCGCGTCTCGGCGGATCTGTTACGCGTCGAGGAGGGTTCGTTGTACCCGGCGTTGCATCGCATGGCGCAGGAAGGCTGGCTGCGGGCCGAATGGGGAACCACGGAAAAAAACCGTGAGGCGAAGTTCTACACGATCACGGCCGCGGGACGGAAGCAGCTCGAAGCCGAAAAAGAAAGCTGGGTGCGGCTCAGAACAGGGGTGACCCGCGTGCTACGCTATGCGTGA
- a CDS encoding ABC transporter permease, translating to MSWFKRLLNHIRGEAVSTEIRREMQFHLAERADDLVASGMTPAAARREARRRFGSLAYQGERTRERDLFGWLDALTGDVRYAFRSLKAAPAFAIVAILSLGLGIGANTAIFGIINAVILKSLPVSHPEELVAVRRNKGDIFTNPLWEAIRDRQDVFSGVFAFGSANFNLTSGGEARRLDASWVSGDYFSTLGVRPVAGRLIARGDDYRGCPAVAVLSEGFWQSRYSGDAGIIGKTISLDGHPFEIIGVADRRFFGVSVGERPQAFVPLCSEAIVRGPNSQLDRRSSWFLQIIGRPKARLTTEQVTARFATLAPAIIAATIPPDWPEDALRSYRKATFSVAPGSRGFSGLRMMYTKALYVLMAIVGIVLLIACANVANLLLARATVRQREMAVRLALGAGRGRLARQLITESLLLATLGAMLGVLFASWGSRLLVRLISRSDRVVSLDLGVDQRVLLFTIVVTTATGLLFGLVPAWRAGRVDPQAAMKAQGRGVAEGHSRFGMGKALVVAQVALSLVLIVGAALLLGSWRKLATVDPGFRRDQILLIEADIRGTATPPEQRLALHEQMLDAIRAIPGVQSASESQITPVAGVTWNELVKTEGFVPKDEDDGLSWANAVSDDYFSTLGIPILAGRDFDTRDTKTSPRVVIVNEAMARHFFSTPAAVGRRIQKQEGSEWSQPIEVVAVVGTTKYTSLRDSAQPVMYFPRAQESAVAQYVSFEVRTNGAPMGIVPAATKALAALNPRITLDFTTLDRQLSQSLTLMRLIATLSGFFGTLAVLLATIGLYGIMAYNVARRRNEIGVRIALGAEQSRVVRMVLGEVSRVVLAGAALGLALSVAVTRLVASFLYGVTPTDTATLGVSVILLAAVGVAAAAVPAWRAARLDPVAALREE from the coding sequence ATGTCATGGTTCAAGCGGCTGCTGAATCATATTCGCGGCGAAGCCGTGTCGACGGAGATCCGCCGGGAGATGCAGTTTCATCTTGCCGAGCGCGCCGATGATCTCGTCGCGTCGGGGATGACGCCGGCGGCAGCGCGGCGGGAAGCGCGGCGGCGTTTCGGCAGCCTGGCGTACCAAGGCGAACGGACGCGCGAGCGCGATCTCTTCGGGTGGCTCGATGCACTCACTGGCGATGTTCGCTATGCCTTCCGCTCACTCAAGGCGGCGCCGGCGTTCGCGATCGTCGCGATCCTGTCGCTTGGCCTCGGTATCGGTGCGAACACGGCGATTTTCGGGATCATCAACGCGGTGATACTCAAGTCACTGCCGGTGAGCCATCCCGAAGAGCTCGTGGCGGTGAGGCGCAACAAGGGCGACATCTTCACGAACCCGCTGTGGGAAGCGATCCGCGACCGACAGGACGTTTTCAGCGGGGTCTTCGCGTTCGGCTCGGCGAATTTCAACTTGACGTCCGGCGGCGAAGCGCGTCGCCTCGACGCGAGCTGGGTGAGCGGCGATTATTTCTCCACGTTAGGCGTCCGTCCGGTGGCGGGCCGGTTGATTGCGCGTGGCGACGATTATCGCGGGTGTCCCGCCGTCGCGGTACTGAGCGAAGGGTTCTGGCAGAGCCGCTACTCTGGCGATGCCGGCATCATCGGAAAAACCATCTCGCTCGACGGTCATCCGTTCGAGATCATCGGGGTGGCAGATAGGCGATTCTTTGGCGTGAGCGTCGGCGAGCGACCGCAAGCGTTCGTCCCCTTGTGCTCGGAGGCGATCGTCCGCGGGCCGAACAGCCAGCTCGATCGCCGCAGCAGCTGGTTCTTGCAGATCATCGGCCGTCCAAAGGCCCGCCTAACGACGGAGCAGGTGACGGCGCGGTTCGCGACGTTGGCACCGGCGATCATTGCGGCGACGATTCCGCCCGACTGGCCCGAGGACGCATTGCGCAGTTACCGGAAGGCCACGTTCAGCGTCGCGCCGGGCTCGCGGGGGTTCTCCGGCCTGCGCATGATGTACACGAAGGCGCTGTATGTCCTAATGGCGATTGTCGGGATCGTGTTGCTCATCGCCTGCGCGAATGTGGCCAATCTGCTGCTCGCACGCGCGACGGTGCGCCAGCGGGAGATGGCGGTGCGGCTGGCGCTTGGCGCGGGACGCGGCCGACTTGCACGACAACTGATCACAGAGAGCCTGCTCCTGGCGACGCTCGGCGCGATGCTGGGGGTGCTCTTCGCCTCGTGGGGGAGTCGCTTGCTCGTCAGGCTGATTTCGCGCTCCGATCGGGTCGTATCACTCGATCTCGGCGTCGACCAGCGGGTACTGCTCTTCACGATCGTCGTCACCACGGCAACGGGTCTGTTGTTCGGGCTCGTGCCGGCGTGGCGCGCAGGACGCGTCGATCCACAGGCGGCGATGAAGGCGCAAGGGCGCGGCGTTGCCGAAGGGCATAGCCGGTTCGGGATGGGAAAGGCGCTCGTCGTGGCGCAGGTGGCGCTTTCGTTGGTGCTGATCGTCGGCGCTGCGCTGCTGCTCGGCAGCTGGCGCAAGCTGGCGACGGTCGATCCCGGCTTCCGGCGCGATCAGATCCTGTTGATCGAAGCGGACATCCGCGGGACGGCGACGCCGCCCGAGCAGCGTCTTGCGCTGCATGAACAGATGCTCGATGCCATCCGTGCCATACCCGGCGTGCAGTCGGCGAGCGAATCGCAGATTACGCCGGTGGCAGGGGTCACGTGGAACGAGCTCGTGAAAACGGAGGGCTTCGTCCCAAAGGACGAGGACGATGGGCTCAGCTGGGCGAACGCGGTGAGCGACGACTACTTCTCGACGTTAGGCATTCCGATTCTTGCCGGCCGCGACTTCGACACCCGCGATACGAAGACGTCGCCGCGTGTGGTGATCGTGAACGAGGCGATGGCTCGGCACTTCTTCTCCACGCCGGCGGCGGTCGGCCGTCGCATCCAGAAGCAGGAAGGGAGTGAGTGGAGCCAGCCGATCGAGGTCGTCGCGGTCGTCGGAACGACGAAGTACACGTCGCTCCGAGACTCCGCTCAGCCGGTCATGTATTTTCCGCGCGCGCAGGAATCGGCAGTGGCGCAGTACGTGTCGTTCGAGGTCCGGACGAATGGCGCGCCGATGGGGATCGTTCCGGCGGCCACGAAGGCGCTGGCGGCGCTGAACCCACGCATCACGCTCGACTTCACGACGCTCGACCGACAGTTGTCGCAATCCCTGACGCTGATGCGGTTGATCGCGACGCTCTCGGGTTTCTTCGGCACGCTCGCGGTCTTGCTGGCGACGATCGGTCTCTACGGCATCATGGCCTACAACGTCGCGCGCCGTCGCAACGAGATCGGCGTGCGCATCGCGCTCGGCGCGGAACAGTCGCGGGTCGTGCGCATGGTGCTGGGTGAGGTGTCGCGCGTGGTGCTGGCGGGCGCAGCGCTCGGTCTGGCGCTCTCGGTGGCGGTGACGCGATTGGTGGCGTCGTTTCTCTATGGCGTGACGCCGACGGATACGGCGACGTTAGGCGTCTCGGTGATTCTGCTGGCGGCGGTCGGTGTGGCCGCGGCAGCGGTGCCGGCGTGGCGAGCGGCGAGATTGGATCCGGTGGCGGCGCTGCGCGAGGAATGA
- a CDS encoding bifunctional helix-turn-helix transcriptional regulator/GNAT family N-acetyltransferase encodes MTNQAARRVARVRRFNRFYTRQIGVLNRGFLESEFSLADVRVLYELRHRDQLTASVLGQELGLDAAYLSRILRELERKGLLVKSPSKSDRRRTHLRLSAKGRRVFDAIDVRQHVAVADMLQGLAATEQHDIVESMRRIERLLEQPRGVEPTYTLREPQPGDIGWIVHRHGALYHEEYGWDEQFEVLVAEIAADFAKQHDPRYERCWIAEHDGEIVGSIFCVKKSKTVAKLRLLYVEPSARGMGIGSGLVEECIRFAQSAGYRKMVLWTQSVLGAARRIYERAGFTLVDEEPHHSFGADLVAQTWERDL; translated from the coding sequence ATGACCAATCAGGCTGCCAGGCGTGTCGCGCGGGTTCGGCGATTCAATCGCTTCTACACGCGCCAGATCGGAGTGCTCAATCGCGGCTTCCTCGAGAGTGAGTTCTCACTCGCGGACGTTCGCGTGCTGTACGAGCTGCGCCATCGCGATCAGCTCACGGCGAGTGTTCTCGGACAAGAGCTCGGGCTCGATGCGGCGTACCTGAGCCGCATTCTCCGCGAGCTCGAGCGCAAGGGATTGCTCGTCAAGAGTCCGTCGAAGTCCGACCGGCGTCGAACGCACTTACGACTGAGCGCAAAAGGTCGCCGCGTATTCGACGCGATCGACGTGCGGCAGCACGTCGCGGTGGCGGATATGCTTCAGGGTCTCGCCGCGACGGAGCAGCACGACATCGTCGAGTCGATGCGGCGCATCGAGCGGCTGCTCGAGCAGCCGCGCGGAGTCGAGCCGACGTACACGCTTCGTGAGCCGCAGCCCGGAGACATCGGATGGATCGTTCACCGGCACGGGGCGTTGTATCACGAGGAATACGGCTGGGACGAGCAGTTCGAGGTGCTGGTGGCGGAGATCGCGGCCGACTTCGCGAAGCAGCACGATCCACGGTATGAGCGGTGTTGGATCGCCGAGCACGACGGGGAAATCGTCGGCTCGATCTTCTGCGTGAAGAAATCGAAGACGGTTGCGAAGCTGCGGCTCCTCTACGTCGAGCCATCGGCGCGCGGGATGGGAATCGGGTCGGGGCTCGTCGAAGAGTGTATTCGGTTCGCGCAGTCGGCGGGCTATCGCAAGATGGTGCTCTGGACGCAGAGCGTGCTCGGCGCGGCGCGTCGGATTTACGAGCGCGCGGGATTCACGCTCGTTGACGAGGAACCCCACCACAGTTTCGGTGCCGATCTCGTCGCACAAACCTGGGAGCGCGATTTGTGA